The Xanthomonas fragariae genome has a segment encoding these proteins:
- the ahcY gene encoding adenosylhomocysteinase: MNAATKIAPHTDYKIADLSLADWGRKELDIAEHEMPGLMSIRRKHLQTKPLKDVRITGSLHMTIQTAVLIETLKDIGANVRWASCNIFSTQDHAAAAMAAAGTPVFAWKGETLEEYWDCTLDALTFTLPDGTQTGPELVVDDGGDVTLLIHKGYELENGSTWVDEPASSHEEGVIKALLKRVAVERPGYWTRVVKDWKGVSEETTTGVHRLYQIAEAGKLLIPAINVNDSVTKSKFDNLYGCRESLADGLKRAMDVMLAGKVAVVCGYGDVGKGSAASLRAYGARVVVTEIDPICALQASMEGFEVNTIESTLGRGDIYVTTTGNKDIITVEHMQAMKDQAIVCNIGHFDNEIQVDALNALKDVQKINIKPQVDKYVFGNGNAIFLLADGRLVNLGCATGHPSFVMSNSFANQTLAQIDLWEKRDSYEKKVYILPKHLDEEVARLHLEKIGVKLTTLTKDQADYLGVDVAGPYKPDHYRY; this comes from the coding sequence ATGAACGCTGCCACGAAAATCGCCCCACATACCGATTACAAGATTGCCGACCTCTCGCTGGCCGATTGGGGCCGCAAGGAGCTGGACATCGCCGAGCACGAAATGCCAGGCCTGATGTCGATCCGCCGCAAGCACTTGCAGACCAAGCCGCTGAAAGATGTGCGCATCACCGGCTCGCTGCACATGACCATCCAGACCGCTGTGCTGATCGAAACGCTCAAGGATATCGGCGCCAACGTGCGCTGGGCCTCGTGCAACATCTTTTCGACCCAGGACCACGCCGCCGCCGCCATGGCTGCGGCCGGTACGCCCGTGTTCGCCTGGAAGGGCGAGACGTTGGAAGAGTATTGGGATTGCACTCTGGACGCACTGACCTTCACCCTGCCCGACGGTACCCAAACCGGCCCGGAGCTGGTGGTGGACGACGGCGGCGACGTCACCCTGCTGATCCACAAGGGCTATGAGCTCGAAAACGGCAGCACCTGGGTCGACGAACCGGCTTCTTCGCACGAAGAAGGCGTGATCAAGGCGTTGCTCAAGCGCGTGGCGGTCGAGCGCCCGGGTTACTGGACCCGCGTGGTCAAGGATTGGAAGGGCGTCTCCGAAGAGACCACCACCGGCGTGCACCGTCTATATCAGATCGCCGAGGCCGGAAAGCTGCTGATCCCGGCCATCAACGTCAACGACTCGGTCACCAAGAGCAAGTTCGACAACCTCTATGGCTGCCGCGAGTCGCTGGCCGATGGCCTCAAGCGCGCGATGGACGTGATGCTGGCCGGCAAGGTTGCGGTGGTATGCGGCTACGGCGACGTCGGCAAGGGCAGCGCGGCATCGCTGCGTGCCTACGGTGCCCGCGTCGTCGTCACCGAGATCGACCCGATCTGCGCACTGCAGGCGTCGATGGAAGGCTTCGAGGTCAATACCATCGAATCCACGCTGGGTCGCGGCGACATCTATGTGACCACCACCGGCAACAAGGACATCATTACCGTCGAGCACATGCAGGCGATGAAGGATCAGGCCATCGTCTGCAACATCGGCCACTTCGACAACGAGATCCAGGTCGATGCGCTGAATGCATTGAAGGACGTGCAGAAGATCAACATCAAGCCGCAGGTCGACAAATACGTGTTCGGCAACGGCAATGCGATCTTCCTGCTGGCCGACGGCCGCCTGGTCAACCTGGGCTGCGCCACCGGCCACCCAAGCTTTGTCATGTCCAACTCCTTCGCTAACCAGACTCTGGCGCAGATAGACCTATGGGAGAAGCGCGACAGCTACGAGAAGAAGGTCTACATCCTGCCCAAGCACCTGGACGAAGAAGTCGCGCGTTTGCACCTAGAAAAGATCGGCGTCAAGCTGACCACCCTCACCAAGGATCAAGCCGACTACCTCGGCGTGGACGTGGCCGGCCCGTACAAGCCGGATCATTACCGGTACTGA